One genomic segment of Hordeum vulgare subsp. vulgare chromosome 2H, MorexV3_pseudomolecules_assembly, whole genome shotgun sequence includes these proteins:
- the LOC123429379 gene encoding pyruvate decarboxylase 2-like — protein sequence METGIGSVDGPKGAPSGAVACPATFPASSPTFIGSPEATLGRHLARRLVQIGVGDVFAVPGDFNLTLLDHLIAEPRLRLVGCCNELNAGYAADGYARARGVGACAVTFTVGGLSVLNAIAGAYSENLPLICIVGGPNSNDYGTNRVLHHTIGLPDFSQELRCFTPVTCYQAVVNNLEDAHEQIDKAISTALKESKPVYISVSCNLPGVPHPTFSRDPVPYFLAPRMSNQMGLEAAVEATVAFLDKAVKPVMVAGPKLRVAKAGAAFAELADASGYAVATMPSAKGLVAETLPRFIGTYWGAVSTAFCSEIVESSDAYLFAGPIFNDYSSVGYSFLLKKEKAVIVQPDRVTVGNGPAFGCIMMKDFLGELSKRLKKNTTAYENYKRIWVPEGQPPESEPGEPLRVNVLFKHVQKMLTGDSAVIAETGDSWFNCQKLKLPDGCGYEFQMQYGSIGWSVGALLGYAQGARDKRVIACIGDGSFQVTAQDVSTMLRCEQNSIIFLINNGGYTIEVEIHDGPYNVIKNWNYTGLVDAIHNGEGKCWTAKVTCEEELTAAIETATVEKKDCLCFIEVVAHKDDTSKELLEWGSRVCAANSRPPNPQ from the exons ATGGAGACGGGCATCGGATCGGTGGACGGGCCCAAGGGGGCGCCGAGCGGCGCGGTGGCGTGCCCGGCGACGTTCCCGGCGTCGTCGCCCACCTTCATCGGCTCCCCGGAGGCCACGCTGGGGCGGCACCTGGCGCGGCGCCTGGTGCAGATCGGCGTGGGCGACGTGTTCGCCGTGCCGGGCGACTTCAACCTcaccctcctcgaccacctcatcGCCGAGCCCAGGCTGCGCCTCGTCGGCTGCTGCAACGAGCTCAACGCCGGCTACGCCGCCGACGGGTACGCGCGCGCCAGGGGCGTCGGCGCGTGCGCCGTCACCTTCACCGTTGGCGGGCTCAGCGTGCTCAACGCCATCGCCGGCGCCTACAGCGAGAACCTCCCCCTGATCTGCATCGTCGGCGGGCCCAACTCCAACGACTACGGCACCAACCGGGTCCTCCATCACACCATCGGCCTCCCTGATTTCTCTCAGGAGCTGCGCTGCTTCACGCCGGTCACGTGCTACCAGGCCGTCGTCAACAACCTCGAGGACGCCCACGAGCAGATTGACAAGGCCATCTCCACGGCTCTCAAGGAGAGCAAGCCCGTCTACATCAGCGTCAGCTGCAACCTCCCCGGCGTCCCCCACCCCACCTTCAGCCGCGACCCCGTCCCCTACTTCCTCGCACCAAG GATGAGCAACCAGATGGgcttggaggcggcggtggaggcgaCGGTGGCCTTCCTGGACAAGGCGGTGAAGCCGGTGATGGTGGCCGGGCCGAAGCTGCGGGTGGCCAAGGCGGGCGCGGCGTTCGCGGAGCTGGCGGACGCGAGCGGCTACGCGGTGGCGACCATGCCGTCGGCCAAGGGGCTTGTGGCGGAGACGCTGCCGCGCTTCATCGGCACCTACTGGGGCGCGGTGAGCACGGCCTTCTGCTCCGAGATCGTCGAGTCGTCGGACGCCTACCTCTTCGCCGGCCCCATCTTCAACGACTACAGCTCGGTGGGCTACTCGTTCCTgctcaagaaggagaaggcggtgatcgtgcaGCCCGACCGCGTCACCGTCGGCAACGGCCCGGCGTTCGGCTGCATCATGATGAAGGACTTCCTGGGGGAGCTGAGCAAACGCCTCAAGAAGAACACCACCGCGTACGAGAACTACAAGCGGATCTGGGTGCCGGAGGGGCAGCCGCCCGAGAGCGAGCCCGGCGAGCCGCTGCGCGTCAACGTGCTCTTCAAGCACGTCCAGAAGATGCTCACCGGCGACAGCGCCGTCATCGCCGAGACGGGCGACTCGTGGTTCAACTGCCAGAAGCTCAAGCTCCCCGACGGCTGCGG GTACGAGTTCCAGATGCAGTACGGCTCCATCGGGTGGTCCGTCGGGGCGCTGCTCGGGTACGCGCAGGGCGCCAGGGACAAGCGCGTCATCGCCTGCATCGGCGACGGCAGCTTCCAGGTGACGGCGCAGGACGTGTCCACCATGCTCCGCTGCGAGCAGAACAGCATCATCTTCCTCATCAACAACGGCGGCTACACCATCGAGGTGGAGATCCACGACGGGCCATACAACGTCATCAAGAACTGGAACTACACGGGGCTCGTCGACGCCATCCACAACGGCGAGGGAAAGTGCTGGACCGCCAAGGTGACGTGCGAGGAGGAGCTGACGGCGGCCATCGAGACGGCGACcgtggagaagaaggactgcCTGTGCTTCATCGAGGTGGTGGCGCACAAGGACGACACCAGCAAGGAGCTCCTTGAGTGGGGATCAAGGGTCTGCGCAGCCAACTCCAGGCCACCCAACCCGCAGTAG